From one Brachypodium distachyon strain Bd21 chromosome 4, Brachypodium_distachyon_v3.0, whole genome shotgun sequence genomic stretch:
- the LOC100829949 gene encoding uncharacterized protein LOC100829949, which translates to MALQLQSPSPLLRAAPAAGPALRSAFCAPPLSVRLPGRATSMAASASAARITMRFGGVASKQAYICRDCGYIYKDRTPFEKQSDDYFCPVCAAPKRRFRPYDPPVAKNANATDARKARKEQLKKDESVGKALPIGIAVGIVALAALFFYLNSVY; encoded by the exons ATGGCCTTGCAGCTGCAGTCCCCGTCGCCGCTGCTGCGCGCGGCGCCAGCGGCCGGGCCCGCGCTCCGGTCGGCGTTCTGCGCACCGCCGCTGTCGGTGCGGCTGCCGGGCAGGGCGACGTCCATGGCGGCTTCAGCATCGGCGGCGCGGATCACGATGCGCTTCGGCGGCGTCGCGTCGAAGCAGGCCTACATCTGCCGGGACTGCGG GTACATATACAAGGACAGGACTCCGTTCGAGAAGCAGTCCGATGATTACTTCTGCCCTG TCTGTGCTGCTCCCAAGAGAAGATTCAGGCCGTACGATCCACCCGTGGCCAAGAACGCCAACGCCACCGACGCACGCAAGGCACGCAAGGAGCAGCTGAAGAAGGACGAAAGCGTGGG GAAAGCTTTGCCTATCGGTATTGCCGTTGGGATCGTTGCACTCGCCGCCTTATTCTTCTACCTGAACAGTGTCTATTAg